In Ascaphus truei isolate aAscTru1 chromosome 12, aAscTru1.hap1, whole genome shotgun sequence, the following are encoded in one genomic region:
- the LOC142464324 gene encoding LOW QUALITY PROTEIN: uncharacterized protein LOC142464324 (The sequence of the model RefSeq protein was modified relative to this genomic sequence to represent the inferred CDS: inserted 2 bases in 1 codon), which yields MTTYSETCSNVMQQIIHTGKKSYICSECGKSLSHKAGLVVHQRIHTGVKPYNCSECGKSFSKKSHLVRHQIIHTGVTPYNCSECGKSFSYKISLVAHQIIHTGKKPYNCSECGENFSNKSHLATHKGIHPGMKPYNCSECEYSFSRKTSLVTHQRVHTGVKPYNCSECEKSFSHKASLVIHKRIHTGVTPFKCSECWKIFRKKSHLIRHERIHTGMKPYNCSECEKSFSRKSHLVRHQRIHTAVKPXNCYECEKSFTDPGQSSVPQRPAKSCDRWRGDKGRIPAEARTSDRLPGSKRLV from the exons ATGACAACCTACAGTGAGACATGCAGTAATGTTATGCAGCAAATAATCCATACAGGGAAGAAATCCTATatctgctctgaatgtgggaaaagcttatCTCACAAAGCAGGTCTTGttgtacaccaaagaatccacacaggggtgaagccgTATAactgttctgaatgtgggaaaagcttcagtaagAAATCACATCTTGTTAGACACCAAATAATACACACAGGGGTgactccctataactgctctgaatgtgggaaaagcttcagttaTAAAATAAGTCTAGTTGCACACCAAATAATCCACACAGGGAAGaaaccctataactgctctgaatgtggtgAAAATTTCAGTAATAAATCACATCTTGCTACGCACAAAGGAATCCATCCCGGGATGAAGCCTTATAATTGCTCTGAATGTGAGTATAGCTTCAGTCGTAAAACAAGTCTAGTTACACACCAAAGAGTCCACACAGGTGTGaagccctataactgctctgaatgtgagaaaagcttcagCCATAAAGCAAGTCTGGTTATACAcaaaagaatccacacaggggtgactCCCTTTAAGTGCTCTGAATGTTGGAAAATCTTCCGTAAGAAATCGCATCTTATTAGACATGAAAGAATCCATACCGGGATGaagccctataactgctctgaatgtgagaaaagcttcagTCGGAAATCGCATCTGGTtagacaccaaagaatccacacagcgGTGAAGCC TAACTGCTatgaatgtgagaaaagcttca CGGATCCCGGACAGTCCTCAGTGCCACAGCGTCCAGCCAAGTCGTGCGACCGGTGGAGAGGGGACAAAGGCCGAATACCGGCAGAGGCGAG